One part of the Caldanaerobius fijiensis DSM 17918 genome encodes these proteins:
- a CDS encoding ArnT family glycosyltransferase, whose product MRVKIFFNKLIFWFSIALAVISMAWVAYLYIYRAVYAIGYPQPLDYGEGPILNQIRLMLHGQIYYKDINVPPYIVGNYPPVFNLLSFLLVPIFGLTFATGRTIAFLSVLGTSFLIYKVVFHMTKNRLVSFMSGLFYMSIDYVYVWGIYMRIDTLSIFFNMLGIYWVIKYENDYKKLRWTILFFLLALYTRQSMIAATAAAYLYLYTKNKKIALKLIGYMAFLGLAIFALLDILTRGQFYLHIVKYNANFFTLKQLWFFMSHEVNTYTLMLIISFITAILWIKNPQRKIIAFYFLFAFLVQLTVGKVGSMLNYLIEPIAVCGVMEGVLIDDAIKFAKKEKNQVVLAAVAFLILIQLGNYRFGPNTLSWGWRPQPPFEKLDKYVKNADGPVLAENLGILPAHNKEIYFDPFIFTQLYYQGIWDQNKIVKDIVNKKFSLIMLEFDLNADHTTNSDRWTQEMKEAMYENYQFIDRQGNVWVYARK is encoded by the coding sequence ATGAGAGTAAAAATATTTTTCAATAAATTGATATTTTGGTTTTCAATAGCTTTAGCAGTCATATCCATGGCATGGGTGGCTTATCTTTACATATATCGAGCTGTTTATGCTATTGGATATCCACAACCTTTAGATTATGGGGAAGGCCCTATTTTAAATCAAATAAGGCTTATGCTACATGGGCAAATTTACTACAAGGACATAAATGTGCCACCATACATAGTTGGAAATTATCCGCCTGTTTTTAATTTATTATCGTTTTTACTTGTTCCTATTTTTGGCTTAACCTTTGCTACAGGTAGAACCATTGCTTTTTTGTCTGTGCTGGGTACGTCATTTCTCATTTATAAAGTTGTATTTCATATGACGAAAAATCGCTTGGTTTCATTTATGAGTGGACTATTTTACATGTCTATTGATTACGTATATGTCTGGGGCATATATATGAGGATCGATACATTGTCAATTTTTTTTAATATGTTGGGTATATATTGGGTTATTAAATATGAGAATGATTATAAAAAGCTGAGGTGGACAATTTTATTTTTCCTATTGGCTTTATATACGAGACAATCCATGATTGCAGCGACGGCAGCAGCCTATTTATATCTGTACACCAAAAACAAAAAGATTGCTTTAAAACTTATTGGATATATGGCTTTTTTGGGCCTTGCGATATTTGCACTGCTTGACATATTGACGAGAGGTCAATTTTACTTGCATATCGTCAAGTATAACGCCAATTTCTTTACATTGAAACAATTATGGTTTTTTATGTCCCATGAGGTAAATACATATACCCTCATGTTGATAATTAGTTTTATAACCGCGATTTTATGGATAAAAAATCCACAGAGAAAGATTATCGCTTTTTACTTTTTATTCGCATTCCTTGTGCAATTGACAGTAGGAAAAGTTGGCTCTATGCTTAATTACCTTATAGAGCCTATTGCTGTTTGTGGTGTAATGGAGGGTGTATTGATAGATGATGCAATAAAATTTGCAAAAAAAGAAAAAAATCAGGTGGTTCTAGCTGCAGTAGCGTTTTTGATATTGATACAGCTGGGCAATTACAGGTTTGGGCCAAACACATTGAGCTGGGGTTGGAGACCACAGCCACCTTTTGAGAAGCTTGATAAATATGTAAAAAATGCAGACGGTCCTGTGTTAGCCGAAAATCTTGGGATTTTACCAGCTCATAATAAGGAAATATATTTTGATCCATTTATTTTTACGCAGCTTTATTATCAAGGTATATGGGATCAAAATAAAATTGTAAAGGATATTGTAAATAAAAAATTTAGCCTTATAATGTTGGAATTTGATTTGAATGCAGATCATACCACTAACTCTGACAGATGGACACAAGAAATGAAAGAAGCCATGTATGAAAATTATCAGTTTATTGATAGACAAGGGAATGTGTGGGTTTATGCTCGAAAGTGA
- a CDS encoding nicotinate phosphoribosyltransferase → MEELRSLRDLKRINVSSDRLYSATHEEILNGYTTDVYFLRTMDILRKMGLENKVVTAEIFARREGLLAGIEEAISVLKNKNVEIWAMPEGTVFEPKETIMRIRGPYSEFGIYETVILGMLASSSGWATAAREAKKACKGKPMLCFGARHVHPAVAPVMERAALVGGADNASCILGAKLYGKEPVGTVPHAAFLIAGDTVEVALAYDAITPPDEAITILVDTFKDEAEESIRVAQALGKRLYGVRLDTPGERGGVTVELVKEVRARLDQKGFNNVKIIVSGGLYPEKISELADYVDAFGVGSYISGAHPIDMTMDIKEVEGQPIAKRGRIPGIIDNDKLIKVK, encoded by the coding sequence ATGGAAGAATTGAGGAGTTTAAGGGATCTAAAGAGAATAAACGTAAGTAGTGATAGGCTTTATTCTGCAACTCATGAAGAGATATTAAATGGGTATACCACTGATGTGTATTTTCTGAGGACAATGGACATACTCAGAAAGATGGGATTAGAAAACAAGGTTGTAACAGCAGAAATATTTGCTCGCAGAGAAGGTTTGTTAGCAGGTATTGAGGAAGCCATTAGTGTATTGAAGAACAAAAATGTAGAGATATGGGCAATGCCTGAAGGCACTGTATTTGAACCAAAAGAGACTATTATGCGCATAAGAGGACCGTATAGTGAATTTGGTATATATGAGACGGTAATATTGGGTATGTTAGCTAGTTCTAGCGGGTGGGCGACAGCTGCTAGAGAAGCAAAAAAAGCTTGCAAAGGCAAACCAATGCTGTGTTTTGGGGCAAGACATGTACATCCAGCAGTAGCACCTGTGATGGAGAGAGCAGCACTGGTAGGCGGTGCGGATAATGCCAGCTGTATATTAGGTGCAAAGCTTTACGGTAAAGAGCCTGTAGGAACAGTTCCTCATGCCGCATTTCTGATTGCAGGGGATACAGTGGAAGTAGCTCTGGCTTATGATGCAATAACGCCTCCCGATGAGGCTATTACCATACTGGTGGACACGTTTAAAGATGAAGCGGAGGAGTCTATAAGGGTGGCCCAGGCATTAGGGAAAAGACTGTATGGTGTTAGACTGGATACGCCTGGAGAGCGAGGTGGTGTGACTGTTGAACTGGTAAAAGAAGTGAGGGCGAGATTAGACCAAAAAGGCTTCAATAATGTTAAAATAATCGTTTCAGGTGGATTATACCCCGAAAAGATCTCAGAACTGGCTGATTACGTTGATGCTTTTGGTGTTGGTAGTTATATATCTGGCGCACATCCCATAGATATGACCATGGATATAAAAGAAGTAGAAGGTCAACCTATTGCTAAAAGGGGAAGGATACCTGGAATAATAGATAACGATAAATTAATTAAAGTAAAATAG
- the aroC gene encoding chorismate synthase gives MRYLTAGESHGRCLVAIIEGMPSNVHISVDRINEELRKRQMGYGRGLRMKIESDEVRILSGIRNSKTTGAPISLMIENKDWPNWEKIMDPVVSSSERMVTRPRPGHADLSGAIKYGLKDIRDVLERSSARETAIRVAVGAVAMQLLEQFDIEVHSHVVSIGGIKCKETTDYSKCFWDIVERSEMFCADNEAEAKMRDLIDKAKAEGDSLGGVFEVVVTGLPIGIGSYVQWDRKLDARLAYALMSIQAVKGVEFGYGFKAAEMPGSMVHDEIYYSEEKGYYRVTNGAGGIEGGMTNGQPVVVRCAVKPIPTLYKPLKSVDMRTKQPVEASVERSDVCAVPAASIVGKAVVAWEIASALLERYGGDNIEDILRVYKEINSKKGY, from the coding sequence GTGAGGTATTTAACAGCAGGTGAATCTCATGGCAGATGCCTTGTTGCGATAATAGAAGGCATGCCGTCAAATGTACATATAAGCGTGGATAGGATCAATGAAGAGTTAAGAAAGCGGCAAATGGGTTATGGTCGTGGGCTCAGGATGAAGATAGAGTCCGATGAGGTGCGAATTTTATCGGGCATAAGAAATTCAAAGACCACCGGTGCACCTATATCTTTGATGATAGAAAATAAGGATTGGCCTAATTGGGAAAAGATCATGGATCCTGTTGTGTCCAGTAGTGAACGGATGGTTACAAGGCCAAGACCTGGTCATGCAGATTTAAGCGGTGCTATAAAATACGGGTTGAAAGATATAAGAGATGTCCTAGAGAGATCCAGTGCCAGGGAAACGGCTATTAGGGTAGCGGTTGGTGCAGTGGCTATGCAATTGTTAGAGCAATTTGACATAGAAGTTCATTCCCATGTGGTCTCTATTGGCGGGATAAAGTGTAAGGAAACCACAGATTACAGTAAGTGCTTCTGGGATATAGTAGAAAGATCTGAAATGTTTTGCGCAGATAACGAAGCAGAAGCCAAAATGAGAGATCTCATAGATAAAGCAAAGGCTGAAGGTGATTCGTTAGGCGGTGTATTTGAAGTAGTGGTCACCGGTCTACCTATAGGTATCGGAAGCTATGTACAGTGGGATAGGAAGCTGGATGCAAGGCTGGCTTATGCCCTCATGAGTATTCAGGCGGTAAAAGGTGTAGAGTTCGGATATGGGTTTAAAGCGGCAGAGATGCCAGGGTCAATGGTGCATGATGAAATATACTATAGCGAAGAAAAGGGCTATTACAGGGTTACCAATGGTGCAGGAGGTATAGAAGGGGGCATGACCAATGGGCAACCTGTTGTTGTAAGGTGTGCCGTTAAGCCTATTCCCACACTTTATAAACCTCTCAAAAGCGTAGATATGCGGACAAAACAGCCCGTCGAGGCTTCAGTGGAGAGATCAGACGTGTGCGCTGTTCCGGCTGCCAGTATCGTAGGTAAAGCCGTAGTCGCATGGGAAATCGCATCTGCACTGCTTGAAAGGTACGGCGGTGACAATATAGAAGATATACTAAGGGTTTATAAAGAAATTAACTCTAAAAAAGGATATTAA
- a CDS encoding decaprenyl-phosphate phosphoribosyltransferase encodes MYKHLIEVLKALRPKQWIKNIFVFAAIIYSGELFNLRFLRTILFVFILFCLISGGAYVVNDIIDINRDRMHPVKKNRPIASGKVSIFEGLITAVVLEIISLVIAFNINTLVGVVCLVYLTEVLVYSLYVKGEIILDSFFVAFGFVLRVIAGSVAIGKNLSPWLTTTVSLLALFLALSKRKNELLFKDASKIRGNLKFYSQGFLDQMISSTVASTIVVYSLYTFLSGHNKKLMLTIPFVIYGLYRYLYLLYDNEKGGAPEDTVTNDIPLVIDIMLWFVFTLVIIYKF; translated from the coding sequence TTGTATAAACATTTAATTGAAGTTTTGAAAGCCCTTAGGCCTAAACAATGGATAAAAAATATTTTCGTATTTGCCGCGATTATATATTCCGGTGAATTGTTTAATTTACGTTTTCTGCGTACTATTCTATTTGTTTTTATTCTCTTTTGTTTGATTTCAGGCGGTGCTTATGTTGTAAATGATATAATAGACATAAATAGAGATAGGATGCACCCGGTGAAAAAAAACAGGCCAATTGCATCAGGCAAGGTTTCAATATTTGAAGGCCTTATCACAGCGGTTGTATTAGAAATCATATCATTGGTTATAGCGTTCAATATAAATACTTTGGTTGGAGTTGTATGCTTAGTTTATCTCACAGAGGTTTTAGTTTATTCACTTTATGTAAAAGGAGAGATAATATTAGATTCGTTTTTTGTAGCATTCGGTTTTGTGCTCAGGGTGATAGCGGGCAGTGTAGCAATAGGAAAAAATCTATCGCCGTGGCTCACTACAACCGTATCTCTTTTAGCCTTGTTTCTTGCGCTTAGCAAAAGGAAAAATGAACTTTTGTTTAAAGATGCGAGTAAAATCAGAGGGAATTTGAAATTTTACTCGCAAGGATTTCTTGACCAAATGATATCTTCTACAGTAGCTTCTACTATTGTTGTATATTCATTATATACGTTTTTATCAGGCCATAATAAAAAACTGATGCTTACCATACCATTCGTTATATACGGGTTATACAGATACCTCTACTTATTATATGATAATGAAAAAGGCGGAGCACCCGAAGATACTGTAACTAATGATATACCTTTAGTAATTGATATTATGTTATGGTTTGTCTTTACATTAGTGATTATATATAAATTTTAA
- the polA gene encoding DNA polymerase I, which translates to MPNMVLIDGNSLVYKAYYALPLLTNSEGLYTNGIYGFTMMLFKIFEEYKPDYIAVAFDKKAPTFRHKEYDQYKANRKGMPEELIQQLPLLKDVIKGFNIPILEIEGYEADDIIGTLAKKAERMGMHVFIVTGDRDSLQLVSDNITSVISKKGTTEVDVYTPDEVKKKIGVWPAQITDYKGLAGDKSDNIPGVPGIGSKTAISLLSQYNTLENLLENLDTVDKKKTRELLAEYREQAVLSKKLATIEVNIPIELDMNELKMKQWNYKALRDLFSRLEFKSLMGKLPAVELVEFSKDDFHLETASSQEALKSISREMVAVDYIIDREQLIYLALYDGKRGYFLHTSDGNEDISKTLKPLFEDDSIKKLTYNIKGLMTYLGKRGICLKGIEFDAAIAAYLINSIDSEYPISSLTRDYLGYSIKEEYELLGQGKGRLTYRDVAIKDIQDYAAGRIKAIFELYNPMIAKLKDDGSFDLYKKIEIPLIEVLSSMEQVGFKIDKNELNELAKEFDFDINRLTNEIYELAGEEFNINSPKQLSYILFEKLKLPVIKKTKTGYSTDAEVLDELSSQHDIVEKILRYRTLVKLRNTYISGFMKLLGDDDRLHTTFMQTVTSTGRISSTEPNLQNIPVRDEIGRRIRKIFIPRDEEHLIMSADYSQIELRVLAHLSGDANLINAFINNEDIHARTASEVFGVPIEEVTPQMRRSAKAVNFGIVYGISDFGLAKDLKISRSEAQQYINNYFRRYPGVKAYLDECIEQARKKGYVTTIYNRRRYIPEINSKNYSIRTLGERIAMNTPIQGSAADIIKAAMDVVYDRLKKAHLDSRLILQVHDELILDVAVSELEQVKDIVKDSMENVVALKVPLLVDISVGRNWFEAK; encoded by the coding sequence ATGCCTAATATGGTATTAATAGATGGCAATAGCCTTGTGTATAAAGCCTATTATGCTTTGCCTTTATTGACCAACAGTGAAGGCCTTTATACCAATGGTATATATGGTTTTACAATGATGCTTTTTAAAATATTTGAAGAATATAAGCCTGATTATATTGCAGTAGCTTTTGATAAAAAAGCACCTACTTTCAGACATAAGGAATATGACCAATATAAGGCCAATCGAAAGGGGATGCCTGAAGAGCTGATTCAGCAGTTACCATTGCTTAAGGATGTTATTAAGGGTTTTAACATACCCATATTAGAGATAGAGGGTTATGAAGCAGATGATATAATAGGTACACTGGCTAAAAAGGCCGAAAGAATGGGTATGCATGTTTTTATTGTCACGGGTGATAGAGATTCGCTGCAATTGGTAAGCGATAATATTACATCGGTGATAAGTAAAAAGGGCACTACGGAGGTAGATGTGTATACGCCGGATGAAGTTAAAAAGAAAATTGGTGTATGGCCGGCGCAAATAACAGATTATAAAGGATTAGCAGGGGATAAGTCCGATAACATACCGGGGGTACCGGGTATCGGCAGTAAAACGGCGATATCTCTTCTATCTCAGTATAATACTCTTGAAAATTTACTGGAGAATCTGGATACGGTTGATAAGAAAAAAACGAGGGAGCTGCTGGCGGAATATAGGGAACAGGCGGTTTTGAGTAAAAAGTTAGCTACTATTGAAGTGAATATTCCAATAGAATTGGATATGAATGAGCTTAAAATGAAACAATGGAACTATAAGGCGCTTAGAGATCTGTTCTCTCGATTGGAGTTTAAAAGCCTTATGGGCAAATTGCCGGCGGTGGAGTTAGTTGAATTTTCAAAAGATGATTTTCATCTTGAGACGGCTTCATCACAGGAAGCACTCAAAAGCATCTCGAGAGAAATGGTTGCTGTTGACTATATAATTGATAGGGAACAGCTTATATACCTTGCTTTGTACGATGGCAAAAGAGGTTATTTTTTACATACCAGTGATGGCAATGAGGATATTTCAAAGACACTTAAACCATTGTTTGAAGATGACAGTATAAAAAAGCTCACATATAATATCAAAGGTCTTATGACTTATTTAGGTAAAAGAGGTATTTGCCTCAAAGGTATCGAGTTTGATGCAGCAATAGCTGCATATTTGATTAATTCGATAGACAGTGAATATCCTATTTCTAGCCTCACTAGGGATTATTTGGGTTACAGCATAAAGGAAGAGTATGAACTTCTTGGGCAAGGTAAAGGTCGCTTAACTTATAGGGATGTTGCTATAAAGGACATACAAGATTATGCGGCTGGCCGCATAAAAGCTATATTTGAGTTGTATAATCCAATGATTGCAAAGTTAAAGGATGATGGCAGTTTTGATCTGTATAAAAAGATAGAAATACCTCTTATTGAAGTCTTATCAAGTATGGAACAGGTTGGATTTAAAATAGATAAAAATGAGTTAAACGAGTTGGCTAAAGAGTTTGATTTTGATATAAACAGGCTTACGAATGAGATTTATGAGTTAGCGGGAGAAGAATTTAATATAAATTCTCCCAAGCAGCTCAGTTATATTCTGTTTGAAAAACTGAAATTGCCGGTGATAAAAAAAACCAAGACAGGCTATTCCACTGATGCAGAAGTACTGGATGAGTTATCCTCCCAACATGATATAGTAGAGAAAATATTGCGCTATAGAACACTGGTCAAGTTAAGAAACACATATATTTCTGGATTTATGAAATTATTGGGTGATGATGATAGATTGCATACAACATTTATGCAGACAGTGACATCTACAGGAAGGATCTCCAGTACAGAGCCAAATCTTCAGAACATACCTGTAAGGGATGAGATAGGTAGGCGTATAAGGAAGATCTTTATACCAAGGGATGAAGAACACCTTATAATGTCAGCGGATTACTCGCAGATAGAATTACGGGTTTTAGCTCATTTATCAGGCGATGCAAATCTTATTAATGCGTTTATAAATAATGAAGATATCCATGCTAGAACTGCTTCAGAGGTTTTTGGGGTGCCCATAGAAGAGGTTACGCCTCAAATGAGACGTAGTGCTAAAGCTGTAAATTTTGGTATTGTATATGGTATAAGTGATTTTGGACTTGCAAAGGATTTAAAGATATCCAGAAGCGAAGCCCAGCAATATATAAATAATTATTTTAGGAGGTACCCGGGTGTTAAAGCGTATTTAGACGAGTGTATTGAGCAAGCCAGAAAAAAAGGTTATGTGACCACAATATACAACCGCAGGAGATATATCCCGGAGATAAATTCTAAAAATTATAGCATAAGGACTTTGGGCGAAAGAATAGCGATGAACACACCAATTCAAGGTTCTGCTGCTGACATTATAAAGGCAGCGATGGATGTGGTGTATGACCGCCTTAAAAAGGCCCATTTGGATTCGAGATTAATCCTTCAGGTCCATGACGAGCTCATACTGGATGTTGCTGTATCCGAATTAGAACAGGTAAAAGATATAGTAAAAGACAGCATGGAAAATGTAGTTGCGCTAAAAGTTCCACTTCTAGTGGATATCAGCGTGGGGCGTAATTGGTTTGAAGCAAAATGA
- a CDS encoding DUF4349 domain-containing protein, translating into MRCTDVKKYLPLYIDGMGDDGLKKKIKEHLDNCQDCLSEYNLLRKIKDNMAQLEKVDLPEGFHEDIVKKLNKYKSKSKYNLVYIARFAIVFIVGLLVGGLLFNNYSFNNSVNYNKARLPIIAETDTKATGVTGGGGAAKKTVDTGKSASIGGSPARIENTVTGSNLKNSGDIRYDKKIIKNAYLTITVTDIDSAYERAVRYAEAIGGFVVNSNIIKSETKSCKIVARVPQEKLGDYIESLKELGDISQISISGDDITRDYMDVDARLRNKEAERDRLQKLMDKATNIDEILKIEEQLSRINTEIDQYITQLKNWDVLTENASVNIDMIEKSYPKVDRFDIKSLINNLRNAFIKSVNMMLLIISKLIIGITYLIIPALIVFMAYYIYKYIKEERL; encoded by the coding sequence ATGCGCTGCACGGATGTAAAAAAATATTTACCTTTATATATTGATGGTATGGGAGATGATGGTCTGAAAAAGAAAATCAAGGAACATTTAGACAATTGCCAGGATTGCTTATCAGAATATAATTTATTGAGAAAGATTAAAGATAATATGGCTCAACTAGAAAAAGTAGATTTGCCAGAAGGATTTCATGAAGATATTGTTAAAAAGTTAAATAAATATAAATCTAAAAGTAAGTATAACTTGGTTTATATTGCTAGGTTTGCCATTGTTTTTATTGTCGGTTTATTGGTGGGTGGATTATTGTTTAATAATTATTCGTTTAATAACAGTGTTAATTATAATAAAGCACGGTTGCCAATTATTGCAGAAACTGATACTAAAGCGACAGGTGTGACAGGAGGAGGTGGTGCTGCGAAAAAAACAGTTGATACAGGTAAATCTGCCAGTATAGGAGGAAGTCCTGCTCGAATAGAAAATACTGTTACAGGTTCGAACTTAAAAAATAGTGGAGATATAAGATATGATAAAAAAATTATAAAAAATGCTTATTTGACAATAACTGTTACAGATATAGATTCGGCATATGAAAGGGCAGTTAGGTATGCTGAAGCAATAGGTGGTTTTGTTGTAAATTCAAATATAATAAAAAGTGAGACGAAAAGTTGTAAAATAGTGGCCAGGGTTCCTCAAGAAAAACTAGGAGATTATATTGAAAGCTTAAAAGAATTGGGTGATATAAGCCAGATTTCCATCAGTGGTGATGATATAACGAGGGATTATATGGACGTAGATGCTAGATTAAGAAATAAAGAAGCTGAAAGGGATAGGTTGCAAAAGTTAATGGACAAAGCTACTAATATTGATGAAATATTAAAGATAGAAGAACAGTTGAGCAGAATAAATACCGAAATAGACCAGTATATAACCCAGCTTAAAAATTGGGATGTTCTTACAGAGAATGCTTCTGTCAATATAGATATGATAGAAAAAAGTTATCCAAAAGTAGACAGATTTGATATAAAATCATTGATAAATAATTTGCGCAACGCTTTTATAAAATCTGTCAATATGATGCTACTTATTATAAGCAAATTAATAATAGGAATAACGTATTTAATAATACCTGCTTTAATTGTGTTTATGGCGTACTATATATACAAATATATAAAAGAGGAACGGTTATAA
- a CDS encoding lytic transglycosylase domain-containing protein: protein MFFLNKKGLIILIFAFTVIVILALTGASKIIVKHIYPLKYKEYVYTYSMEYKIDPFFVFAIMKAESNFRPDVVSRKGAIGLMQITPETGRWIASELKIADYNDNMLFDPETNIMMGTWYLRNLSDEFGDVKLVIAAYNGGRGNVEEWLKNKKYSKDGRNLDNIPYLETDIYTQRVLKNYKIYRALYAK from the coding sequence ATGTTTTTTCTAAATAAAAAGGGACTGATTATATTAATATTTGCCTTCACGGTTATTGTGATTTTGGCGCTAACTGGTGCTTCAAAAATTATAGTAAAACATATATACCCCCTTAAATATAAAGAATACGTATATACATATTCAATGGAGTATAAGATAGATCCTTTTTTTGTTTTTGCTATTATGAAAGCAGAGAGCAATTTTAGACCTGACGTGGTGTCGAGAAAAGGTGCTATTGGGTTGATGCAGATAACCCCTGAGACGGGTCGATGGATTGCATCTGAACTTAAAATTGCAGATTACAATGATAATATGTTATTTGATCCAGAAACAAATATTATGATGGGTACGTGGTATTTAAGAAACTTAAGCGATGAATTTGGTGACGTCAAATTGGTCATTGCGGCTTATAATGGGGGCAGAGGAAATGTAGAAGAATGGTTAAAAAACAAGAAATATAGCAAGGACGGTAGGAATTTAGATAATATTCCTTACTTAGAGACTGATATATATACCCAAAGGGTTTTAAAAAATTATAAAATTTATAGGGCTTTGTATGCCAAATAG
- a CDS encoding RNA polymerase sigma factor, with the protein MNNFEDIIKEYEHMIYNVAYRMLGNEEDARDIAQDAIIRAYEKFNQYKGKSSFATWIYRITVNLCIDHLRKNKVRRIELIENMKYNAGYKDDLNDPQYFVENAELGSVIIKELNKLKPEYKAVIVLRDIYGFTYEEIARILGIKMSTLKSRLIRARNMLKESIKKNKTFKGI; encoded by the coding sequence ATGAATAACTTTGAAGACATTATAAAAGAGTACGAACACATGATATACAATGTGGCGTACAGGATGCTAGGAAATGAAGAAGACGCCAGAGATATAGCACAAGATGCCATAATTAGAGCTTATGAGAAATTCAATCAGTATAAAGGTAAAAGTTCTTTTGCTACCTGGATTTATCGTATAACTGTAAATTTATGTATAGATCACTTGAGAAAAAATAAGGTAAGGAGAATAGAATTAATTGAGAATATGAAATACAATGCAGGATATAAAGACGACTTAAATGATCCTCAGTATTTTGTAGAAAATGCTGAATTAGGAAGCGTAATTATAAAAGAGCTGAATAAGTTAAAACCTGAATACAAGGCTGTCATTGTATTGAGGGACATTTACGGTTTTACATACGAAGAGATTGCCAGAATATTAGGGATAAAGATGTCAACTTTAAAATCGAGGTTGATAAGGGCTAGAAACATGCTAAAAGAGAGTATCAAAAAAAATAAAACTTTTAAGGGTATATAA
- the coaE gene encoding dephospho-CoA kinase (Dephospho-CoA kinase (CoaE) performs the final step in coenzyme A biosynthesis.): MKIIGLTGGIGSGKSTISCILKELGAYIIDEDMVSRLLMEKGQKVYYDIVSYFGPEILKENGDIDRKKLGSIVFADSEKLQALNRITHPAMIKYTKAEIERLMAQKTHKLVVIDAAILIEMGLDKLVDEIWVVYVDRETQIERVMARDGLSYDDALNRINSQMPLDEKLRLADKVIDNTKPLDEVRKQVERLFCEAIE, encoded by the coding sequence TTGAAGATCATTGGGCTTACCGGTGGAATAGGGAGTGGAAAAAGCACGATTTCATGTATTTTAAAGGAGCTGGGTGCATATATAATAGATGAAGATATGGTATCAAGGCTTTTGATGGAAAAAGGACAAAAGGTTTACTATGATATTGTTTCCTATTTTGGGCCTGAGATTCTAAAAGAAAATGGTGATATAGATAGGAAAAAGTTGGGAAGTATAGTATTTGCAGATAGTGAGAAATTGCAAGCATTAAATCGGATAACCCATCCGGCTATGATCAAATATACGAAAGCTGAAATTGAAAGGCTCATGGCTCAAAAGACTCATAAGCTTGTGGTAATCGATGCAGCCATATTGATAGAGATGGGACTGGATAAATTAGTAGATGAAATATGGGTTGTGTATGTAGACAGAGAAACCCAGATAGAGCGCGTAATGGCCAGGGATGGCTTGTCTTATGATGATGCATTAAATAGGATAAACAGTCAAATGCCCCTGGACGAAAAACTAAGATTGGCAGATAAGGTAATTGATAATACTAAACCATTGGATGAGGTAAGAAAGCAAGTTGAAAGATTGTTTTGTGAAGCAATAGAATAA